One genomic window of Etheostoma spectabile isolate EspeVRDwgs_2016 chromosome 7, UIUC_Espe_1.0, whole genome shotgun sequence includes the following:
- the ythdf1 gene encoding YTH domain-containing family protein 1 — MMSAASIDPQTSKGQDASKAFPVSVQNGSLHQKDTVHDNDFEPYLTNQSNQNNSYQSMTDPYLSSYYAPSIGFPYPLSEAPWSTGGDPPIPYLTPYAPLNNGDHHFMHDTVFGQPGGLSSSSIYPHRFNFFPENPAFSAWGTSGSQGQQTQSSAYGGSYSYPPSSLGGTLVPDGQTGFHSDTLSKAPGMNSLEQGMLGLKIGGDVTGSASGVKSAGSLGGGNVAAAVATGNGGTPIGMPPPKPTSWAAIASKPAKLQQQKTKNKPGTPIAGGGLPPPPIKHNMDIDTWDNKGAATKMAPPLPSHHHHHHHHHHQQHQPQLHCHASSLLPPLQQSLQSAQSLVQQMTMQGPPPQSYHNHSSAPTPQTRWVAPRNRNLCYGGGSLDSSGSSNGGGIGNGGGGGGAVPPEPGSESHPVLEKLRAAHSYNPKEFDWNLKNGRVFIIKSYSEDDIHRSIKYSIWCSTEHGNKRLDTAFRAMNSKGPVYLLFSVNGSGHFCGVAEMRSPVDYGTSAGVWAQDKWKGKFDVKWLFVKDVPNSQLRHIRLENNDNKPVTNSRDTQEVPLEKAKQVLKIIAQFKHTTSIFDDFSHYEKKQEEEEVVRKSYEPAPIQSRSRIDQDRQK; from the exons ATGATGTCTGCCGCTAGTATTGACCCtcag ACATCGAAAGGACAAGATGCAAGCAAAG CCTTTCCAGTTTCAGTGCAGAATGGCTCCCTCCACCAGAAGGATACAGTTCATGACAATGACTTTGAGCCTTATCTCACCAACCAGTCTAATCAG AATAACAGCTATCAATCCATGACAGACCCTTACCTGTCCAGCTACTATGCCCCCTCCATTGGATTTCCTTACCCTCTCAGTGAGGCTCCCTGGTCAACAGGAGGTGACCCACCGATTCCCTATTTGACACCCTATGCCCCCCTCAACAATGGAGACCATCACTTCATGCACGACACGGTGTTTGGGCAGCCGGGTgggctcagcagcagcagcatctatCCTCACAGGTTTAACTTTTTCCCAGAGAACCCGGCCTTCTCAGCCTGGGGCACCAGTGGTTCTCAGGGCCAGCAGACTCAGAGCTCAGCCTATGGGGGGAGTTACAGCTACCCGCCCAGCTCTCTAGGAGGCACTTTAGTCCCTGATGGCCAGACAGGTTTCCATAGTGACACCCTGAGCAAGGCTCCAGGTATGAACAGCCTAGAGCAGGGCATGCTGGGCCTAAAAATAGGTGGAGATGTGACAGGAAGTGCCTCAGGTGTGAAGAGCGCAGGCTCTCTTGGAGGTGGCAATGTAGCTGCAGCAGTTGCCACGGGCAACGGCGGCACACCAATTGGAATGCCCCCTCCTAAACCTACATCGTGGGCTGCTATTGCTAGTAAACCTGCCAAGCTGCAGCAACAAAAGACCAAGAACAAGCCTGGCACGCCCATAGCCGGAGGAGGTCTGCCTCCACCCCCCATTAAACATAACATGGACATTGATACATGGGATAATAAAGGAGCTGCTACTAAGATGGCCCCTCCTTTGCCCtcccaccaccatcaccaccaccaccaccaccaccagcagcacCAGCCCCAGCTTCACTGCCATGCTTCCAGTCTCCTGCCTCCCCTTCAGCAGTCCCTCCAGTCTGCCCAGTCCCTGGTGCAGCAGATGACCATGCAGGGTCCTCCTCCACAGTCGTACCATAACCACAGCTCCGCTCCAACACCTCAGACCCGCTGGGTAGCCCCACGCAATCGCAACTTGTGCTACGGTGGCGGAAGCTTGGACAGCAGCGGCTCCTCTAACGGCGGCGGGATTGGGAACGGAGGTGGAGGGGGCGGGGCCGTGCCTCCGGAGCCGGGGTCAGAGTCCCACCCTGTGCTGGAGAAGCTGCGGGCGGCCCACAGCTACAACCCCAAGGAGTTTGACTGGAACCTGAAAAATGGACGTGTGTTTATCATCAAGAGCTACTCTGAGGACGACATCCACCGCTCCATCAAGTACTCCATCTGGTGCAGCACGGAGCACGGCAACAAGCGCTTGGACACCGCCTTCAGAGCTATGAACTCTAAAGGTCCCGTCTACTTGTTGTTCAGCGTCAACGGCAGCGGCCATTTCTGCGGCGTGGCGGAAATGCGCTCGCCTGTGGACTACGGCACCAGCGCTGGCGTTTGGGCGCAGGACAAGTGGAAGGGCAAGTTTGATGTGAAGTGGTTGTTTGTTAAGGACGTGCCCAACAGCCAGCTGCGCCACATCCGCCTGGAGAACAATGACAACAAGCCAGTCACCAACTCCCGTGACACCCAGGAGGTTCCTCTGGAGAAGGCCAAGCAGGTGCTCAAGATCATCGCCCAGTTCAAACACACCACCTCCATCTTTGATGACTTTTCCCACTATGAGAagaagcaggaggaggaggaggtggtgagAAAG AGCTATGAGCCTGCCCCCATACAGAGCCGATCCCGAATTGATCAG GATCGTCAAAAGTGA
- the LOC116692089 gene encoding sodium/potassium-transporting ATPase subunit beta-1-interacting protein 3 isoform X2 — MGCCSARCMLILLCCLQLITALERQVFDFLGYQWAPIMINFLHILVVILGLFGVIQYRSRYVLMYLLWMLLWVGWNVFVSCLYLDLGGLSKDNDILSLGVSLHRSWWKDNGLRCGSEGLPSAGWQNQQNQQNQQNQQNPELTTVLSCWLEYQYIEVLHCILQLLISLPGFVYACYVVSTFLDEEDSYYK; from the exons ATAACTGCGCTGGAGCGGCAGGTGTTTGACTTCCTGGGCTACCAATGGGCTCCCATCATGATCAACTTCCTCCACATCCTCGTGGTCATCCTGGGCCTGTTTGGTGTCATCCAATACAGGTCACGCTACGTCCTTATG TACCTGCTGTGGATGTTGCTGTGGGTCGGCTGGAATGTCTTTGTTAGCTGTCTCTACTTGGATCTGGGGGGTCTTTCAAAG GACAACGATATCCTCTCCCTGGGGGTATCGTTGCACCGCTCGTGGTGGAAGGATAACGGGCTGAGGTGTGGAAGCGAGGGCCTTCCCTCCGCTGGGTGGCAGAACCAGCAGAACCAGCAGAACCAGCAAAACCAGCAGAACCCCGAGCTGACCACAGTGCTCAGCTGCTGGCTGGAATACCAGTACATAGAAGTCCTGCACTGCATCCTCCAGCTGCTCATATCG CTCCCGGGGTTTGTTTATGCCTGCTACGTCGTCAGCACTTTCTTAGATGAGGAAGACAGCT ATTATAAATAA
- the LOC116692089 gene encoding sodium/potassium-transporting ATPase subunit beta-1-interacting protein 3 isoform X1, translating into MGCCSARCMLILLCCLQLITALERQVFDFLGYQWAPIMINFLHILVVILGLFGVIQYRSRYVLMYLLWMLLWVGWNVFVSCLYLDLGGLSKDNDILSLGVSLHRSWWKDNGLRCGSEGLPSAGWQNQQNQQNQQNQQNPELTTVLSCWLEYQYIEVLHCILQLLISLPGFVYACYVVSTFLDEEDSFHIFGEFSHPSKPSQLFF; encoded by the exons ATAACTGCGCTGGAGCGGCAGGTGTTTGACTTCCTGGGCTACCAATGGGCTCCCATCATGATCAACTTCCTCCACATCCTCGTGGTCATCCTGGGCCTGTTTGGTGTCATCCAATACAGGTCACGCTACGTCCTTATG TACCTGCTGTGGATGTTGCTGTGGGTCGGCTGGAATGTCTTTGTTAGCTGTCTCTACTTGGATCTGGGGGGTCTTTCAAAG GACAACGATATCCTCTCCCTGGGGGTATCGTTGCACCGCTCGTGGTGGAAGGATAACGGGCTGAGGTGTGGAAGCGAGGGCCTTCCCTCCGCTGGGTGGCAGAACCAGCAGAACCAGCAGAACCAGCAAAACCAGCAGAACCCCGAGCTGACCACAGTGCTCAGCTGCTGGCTGGAATACCAGTACATAGAAGTCCTGCACTGCATCCTCCAGCTGCTCATATCG CTCCCGGGGTTTGTTTATGCCTGCTACGTCGTCAGCACTTTCTTAGATGAGGAAGACAGCT TTCATATCTTTGGAGAATTCAGTCATCCATCCAAACCCTCTCAGTTGTTCTTCTAG